A window of the Fusarium poae strain DAOMC 252244 chromosome 3, whole genome shotgun sequence genome harbors these coding sequences:
- the SAH1 gene encoding S-adenosyl-L-homocysteine hydrolase (BUSCO:21033at5125) — MSAPAHKFKVADLSLAAFGRKEIELAENEMPGLMQTRAKYAADQPLAGARIAGCLHMTIQTAVLIETLTALGAEVTWTSCNIFSTQDHAAAAIAAAGFPVFAWKGETDEEYNWCLEQQLTAFKDNKKLNLILDDGGDLTTLVHQKYPEMLKDCFGVSEETTTGVHHLYRMLRDNKLLVPAINVNDSVTKSKFDNLYGCRESLVDGIKRATDVMIAGKVAVVAGFGDVGKGCAMALHGMGARVIVTEIDPINALQAAMAGYQVTTMEKAAKFGQIFVTTTGCRDILTGEHFEAMPNDAIVCNIGHFDIEIDVAWLKKNATSVQNIKPQVDRFLMPSGRHIILLAEGRLVNLGCATGHSSFVMSCSFTNQVLAQIMLYKAADKSWGEKYVEFAKTDKLDVGVYVLPKILDEEVARLHLDHCQAELSTLSNVQAEYLGLTVEGPFKADIYRY, encoded by the coding sequence ATGTCTGCTCCCGCCCACAAGTTCAAGGTCGCTGACCTTTCTCTTGCCGCCTTTGGCCGCAAGGAGATCGAGCTCGCTGAGAACGAGATGCCCGGTCTCATGCAGACCCGAGCCAAGTATGCTGCCGACCAGCCTCTCGCCGGTGCCCGCATCGCTGGTTGCCTTCACATGACCATCCAGACCGCCGTCCTCATCGAGACCCTCACTGCTCTCGGTGCTGAGGTTACCTGGACCAGCTGCAACATCTTCTCCACCCAGGACCACGCCGCCGCTGCCATTGCCGCCGCCGGTTTTCCCGTCTTCGCCTGGAAGGGTGAGACCGATGAGGAGTACAACTGGTGcctcgagcagcagcttacTGCCTTCAAGGACAACAAGAAGCTCAACCTCATCCTCGACGACGGTGGTGACCTGACCACCCTTGTCCACCAGAAGTACCCTGAGATGCTCAAGGACTGCTTCGGTGTCTCCGAGGAGACCACCACCGGTGTCCACCACCTCTACCGCATGCTCCGTGACAACAAGCTCCTTGTCCCCGCCATCAACGTCAACGACTCCGTCACCAAGTCCAAGTTCGACAACCTTTACGGCTGCCGTGAGTCCCTTGTTGACGGTATCAAGCGTGCTACCGATGTCATGATTGCTGGCAAGGTCGCTGTCGTTGCCGGTTTCGGTGATGTCGGTAAGGGTTGTGCTATGGCCCTCCACGGCATGGGTGCTCGCGTCATTGTCACCGAGATTGACCCCATCAACGCTCTCCAGGCTGCTATGGCCGGTTACCAAGTCACCACCATGGAGAAGGCTGCCAAGTTCGGTCAGATCTTCGTCACCACCACTGGATGCCGTGACATCCTCACTGGCGAGCACTTCGAGGCTATGCCCAACGATGCCATTGTTTGCAACATTGGCCACTTCGATATCGAGATCGACGTTGCTTGGCTCAAGAAGAACGCCACCTCTGTTCAGAACATCAAGCCCCAGGTCGACCGCTTCCTCATGCCCAGCGGCCGCCACATCATCCTCCTTGCTGAGGGCCGTCTCGTCAACCTTGGCTGTGCTACTGGCCACTCTTCTTTCGTCATGTCCTGCTCTTTCACCAACCAGGTCCTTGCTCAGATCATGCTTTACAAGGCCGCTGACAAGTCTTGGGGTGAGAAGTACGTCGAGTTCGCCAAGACCGACAAGCTCGACGTTGGTGTCTACGTCCTCCCCAAGATCCTCGACGAGGAGGTCGCCCGTCTCCACCTTGACCACTGCCAGGCTGAGCTCTCCACCCTCAGCAACGTCCAGGCTGAGTACCTCGGCTTGACCGTCGAGGGTCCCTTCAAGGCCGACATCTACCGCTACTAA
- a CDS encoding hypothetical protein (TransMembrane:1 (o223-244i)), with protein MAAPSIAAVEMLPRFLLPRLSWAPLSVSRAARPFASISTPSADQRQSRIVSPVTKRAFHATVPRQRDHHFDTLKFVKRLQGEGFTEEQSAAMMKVLNDAIEESIQNLTRTMVLREDAAKATYTQKVDFAKLRSEILSADSTESNTTRTAHERVTNDIAKLSNRLRDEISRTQASVRLDLSLEKGRIREEAVGQELKIKETEAKIEQEVAALREKLEQVKFQSLQWLMGVCTGFAALLLGAWRLLM; from the exons ATGGCAGCCCCTTCCATTGCAGCAGTCGAGATGCTGCCTCGATTTCTTCTTCCCCGCCTAAGCTGGGCACCGCTCTCAGTCTCACGAGCAGCCCGGCCGTTCGCCTCGATCTCAACCCCTTCTGCCGATCAACGTCAATCCCGAATCGTTAGCCCTGTCACCAAAAGGGCTTTCCATGCAACAGTCCCCAGGCAACGAGACCACCACTTTGATACACTCAAGTTTGTGAAGCGGTTACAAGGCGAAGGATTTACAGAGGAGCAATCAGCTGCTATGATGAAGGTGCTGAACGACGCTATTGAGGAGAG TATTCAAAATCTCACACGGACAATGGTCCTCCGTGAAGATGCCGCCAAAGCAACATACACCCAAAAGGTCGATTTTGCCAAGCTACGTTCCGAAATTCTTTCAGCCGACTCGACAGAATCCAACACAACACGCACCGCACACGAGCGAGTGACAAATGACATTGCGAAGCTTAGCAACCGACTTCGAGACGAAATTAGCCGTACGCAGGCCAGTGTCCGCCTCGATCTTAGCCTGGAGAAGGGCCGTATCCGAGAAGAAGCTGTGGGACAGGAGCTTAAGATCAAGGAGACAGAGGCAAAGATCGAGCAGGAGGTCGCAGCTCTGCGGGAGAAACTGGAGCAGGTCAAATTTCAGTCGCTGCAGTGGTTGATGGGTGTGTGCACAGGTTTTGCGGCGTTGTTGCTTGGTGCTTGGCGATTGCTCATGTAA
- a CDS encoding hypothetical protein (BUSCO:31231at5125) yields MTHKSKVLFLGNTRQAQEEFDSLSEIVEAIWPKSTDRAGFLEESKSGAFDGIEAIYRTNKTYTTAGMFDAELLDNLPKTLKFICHNGAGYDQIHIPECTSRGIRVSNTPTAVDDATADITIFLLIGALRNLSSSIFTLREGTWRGNPAPPLGHDPQGKVLGILGMGGIGRNVARKARAFGMIVKYYNRSRLAPELEGEAEYVDFETLLKESDVLSLNLPLNPKTRHTIAKPQFDIMKRGVVIVNTARGAVMDEAALVDALESGQVASAGLDVFENEPEVHPSLVSNKNVLLVPHMGTWTVETERAMAAWAFDNIRLAVTEGKLKSIVPEQNDI; encoded by the exons ATGACACACAAGTCCAAGGTTCTCTTCCTGGGCAACACCAGGCA AGCTCAAGAGGAGTTCGACTCGCTCTCTGAGATTGTAGAGGCCATCTGGCCCAAATCAACAGATCGAGCTGGTTTCTTAGAGGAGAGCAAATCTGGCGCCTTTGACGGAATTGAGGCTATCTACCGCACAAACAAGACTTATACCACCGCTGGCATGTTTGATGCCGAGTTACTCGATAATCTGCCCAAGACACTAAAGTTTATCTGTCACAACG GCGCTGGATATGATCAAATTCATATCCCAGAGTGTACTTCTCGTGGTATCCGTGTTTCCAACACGCCAACAGCTGTGGATGATGCAACGGCTGATATAAccatcttccttctcatcgGTGCTTTGAGAAATCTCTCGTCTAGCATCTTCACTCTTCGTGAAGGCACTTGGCGTGGCAACCCTGCTCCTCCACTAGGCCATGATCCCCAAGGCAAGGTGCTGGGTATCCTAGGAATGGGTGGTATAGGTCGTAATGTCGCCCGCAAAGCTCGTGCTTTTGGCATGATCGTCAAGTACTATAACCGTAGCCGTTTAGCTCCAGAACTTGAAGGCGAGGCTGAGTATGTTGACTTTGAGACCCTTCTCAAAGAAAGCGATGTGTTGAGTCTCAACCTACCCCTGAAC CCCAAGACACGACATACAATCGCGAAGCCTCAGTTCGATATTATGAAGCGCGGTGTTGTCATTGTCAATACCGCCCGCGGAGCTGTAATGGATGAAGCCGCTCTTGTTGATGCCCTTGAGTCAGGACAAGTTGCCAGCGCCGGACTCGACGTTTTCGAGAATGAGCCTGAGGTCCATCCAAGTTTGGTGAGTAACAAAAACGTACTGCTTGTCCCGCATATGGGAACTTGGACAGTGGAAACCGAAAGGGCAATGGCGGCCTGGGCTTTTGACAATATTCGTCTAGCGGTGACAGAGGGAAAGCTGAAGAGTATCGTGCCAGAGCAGAATGATATATAA
- a CDS encoding hypothetical protein (TransMembrane:14 (o68-91i103-120o132-151i163-185o191-209i221-243o263-280i292-311o331-356i368-388o394-413i425-446o458-482i533-553o)) — translation MVTETPKEERIDLQAPLSENEKATSSSNTPTLHEPAQEEIQAKPEAELSPEQEEGETKWLKGWELASMMTSLTLAAFLMLLDMSIISTAIPRITSDFHSLHDIGWYASAYNLASAALQPLTGKLYMYFNTRWIFLSLFFVFELGNLICGVAQSSTMLIIGRAISGIGSSGIQNGALTIIASAVPIHKRPSLVGILMGVAQLGIVSGPLVGGAFTQYTTWRWCFYINLPIGAICTILILIVHIPNHSTPTDETVMHLLKTKFDLTGLVMFSPSVVMLLLALQWGGVDYAWDSATIIGLFCGGGILFAIFIVWEHHVGTDAMIPMPIVRTRQVWTSCLTQLFLFATIMVASFYLPVYFQSAKDASPFTSGVNLLPSILMLIVAAVSSGALVQKIGYYIPFSASSAIISAIGFGLASTMGPYTSTAKWAGYQILIGFGRGLGLQMPIIAVQANTKPEVTPIAMSILTFSQTFGAAIFVTAGNVIFTHELREELIKRLPSLDPDMIIDAGAGAVSEVVSEENIPGVLWSYSKGTRATFLLCVASACAMLVTSFGMGWKDIRKKPAANAGEA, via the exons ATGGTTACAGAAACTCCCAAAGAAGAGCGAATCGACCTCCAAGCTCCCCTTAGCGAGAATGAAAAGGCAACATCTTCCTCGAATACTCCCACATTACACGAGCCAGCCCAGGAAGAAATTCAAGCGAAACCAGAAGCCGAACTCTCACCAGAACAAGAGGAAGGCGAAACCAAGTGGTTGAAAGGATGGGAACTCGCAAGCATGATGACCTCTCTAACACTTGCTGCCTTCTTGATGCTGCTTGACATGTCGATCATCAGCACG GCTATTCCTCGCATCACCTCGGACTTTCACTCTTTACATGACATAGGATGGTATGCTAGTGCATACAATCTTGCGAG TGCTGCCCTCCAACCACTTACAGGCAAATTATACATGTATTTTAATACTCGG TGGATCTTCTTGAGCCTGTTCTTCGTCTTTGAGCTCGGCAATTTGATTTGCGGTGTTGCTCAGTCGTCCACTATGCTCATTATTGGTCGTGCGATCTCGGGCATTGGTTCATCTGGCATTCAGAATGGCGCGCTCACGATCATCGCATCGGCAGTGCCTATACATAAGCGCCCTTCTCTAGTAGGAATTCTTATGGGGGTTGCTCAGTTGGGAATTGTTAGCGGTCCCTTGGTAGGAGGCGCCTTCACCCAATATACTACTTGGCGATGGT GCTTCTATATCAACCTCCCAATTGGCGCCATCTGTACGATTTTGATCCTTATCGTTCACATTCCCAACCACAGTACGCCCACAGATGAAACTGTCATGCATCTTCTGAAAACAAAGTTCGATCTCACAGGCCTCGTCATGTTCAGCCCAAGTGTAGTCATGTTACTGCTGGCACTCCAGTGGGGCGGTGTCGATTATGCTTGGGACTCTGCGACAATCATCGGCCTCTTTTGCGGTGGTGGTATTCTATTCGCGATATTCATAGTCTGGGAGCATCATGTTGGTACGGATGCAATGATCCCGATGCCCATCGTGCGCACAAGACAAGTCTGGACTTCGTGCTTAACCCAATTGTTCTTGTTTGCGACTATTATGGTGGCGTCTTTCTATTTGCCCGTCTACTTCCAGTCGGCTAAAGATGCGTCGCCGTTTACAAGTGGTGTCAACCTGCTTCCTAGCATTCTCATGCTGATTGTGGCAGCTGTTTCAAGTGGTGCTCTAG TTCAGAAAATCGGTTATTACATACCTTTCTCGGCGTCCAGTGCGATTATCTCGGCTATAGGATTCGGTCTCGCATCGACCATGGGTCCTTATACTTCAACCGCCAAATGGGCAGGCTACCAGATCTTGATAGGTTTTGGTCGTGGACTCGGCCTTCAGATGCCCATTATCGCTGTCCAGGCCAACACAAAACCTGAAGTGACACCCATTGCCATGTCAATTTTGACCTTTTCCCAAACCTTTGGGGCCGCCATTTTCGTAACTGCGGGCAACGTTATCTTCACCCATGAGCTCCGTGAAGAACTTATCAAAAGACTTCCCAGCCTCGATCCTGATATGATCATCGacgctggtgctggtgctgtaAGCGAAGTTGTTTCTGAGGAAAATATACCTGGTGTTTTGTGGTCATACTCCAAAGGCACGCGCGCAACGTTCTTACTTTGTGTAGCTTCAGCATGTGCTATGCTTGTTACATCTTTTGGTATGGGTTGGAAAGACATCAGGAAGAAGCCTGCAGCTAATGCTGGTGAGGCTTGA